The following are encoded in a window of Conger conger chromosome 19, fConCon1.1, whole genome shotgun sequence genomic DNA:
- the LOC133119154 gene encoding TRAF3-interacting JNK-activating modulator-like isoform X2, which produces MKSPGRAQEQEGDVGVLEGECGVLREECQALKEGNRKLSERLQQLQLQRAGSGEAYLAVTEDKMAESEDVGGGATETDSYISVATPRPGGRQVDASIQKNLSLEGRPGQISALREQLSQAEARALQVQSACEGLKVELGQMQCLYDTSRGERAQLERELQHCREELDQLMGGKAQVSKGDWNPVLVVAVAAAIVLIVPTLSRALS; this is translated from the exons ATGAAGAGCCCGGGCCGCGCCCAGGAGCAGGAGG GTGACGTGGGTGTGCTGGAGGGGGAGTGTGGTGTTCTGCGGGAGGAGTGCCAGGCCCTGAAGGAGGGGAACAGGAAGCTGTCAGAGcgactgcagcagctgcagctgcagagggCGGG CTCAGGTGAAGCGTACCTGGCGGTGACGGAGGACAAAATGGCGGAGAGCGAGGACGTGGGGGGCGGAGCTACGGAGACGGACAGCTACATCAGCGTGGCCACGCCCAGGCCCGGCGGCCGCCAGGTGGACGCCTCCATCCAGAAGAACCTCTCACTGGAGGGCCGGCCGGGCCAGATCTCCGCCCTGAGAGAGCAGCTGAGTCAGGCGGAGGCCCGGGCCCTGCAGGTCCAGAGCGCG tgtgAGGGGCTGAAGGTGGAGCTGGGGCAGATGCAGTGTCTGTATGACACCAGCCGGGGTGAGCGGGCGCAGCTGGAGAGGGAGCTGCAGCACTGCAGGGAGGAGCTGGATCAGCTGATGGGGGGGAAGGCCCAG GTCAGTAAAGGAGACTGGAACCCTGTGCTGGTTGTTGCCGTGGCAGCAGCCATTGTGCTGATTGTCCCCACTCTGTCCCGAGCTCTGTCCTGA
- the LOC133119154 gene encoding coiled-coil domain-containing protein 136-like isoform X1 — translation MKSPGRAQEQEGDVGVLEGECGVLREECQALKEGNRKLSERLQQLQLQRAGSGEAYLAVTEDKMAESEDVGGGATETDSYISVATPRPGGRQVDASIQKNLSLEGRPGQISALREQLSQAEARALQVQSACEGLKVELGQMQCLYDTSRGERAQLERELQHCREELDQLMGGKAQTCTPLSESPVLSVPSVGMIVIVALIWCWCAELSS, via the exons ATGAAGAGCCCGGGCCGCGCCCAGGAGCAGGAGG GTGACGTGGGTGTGCTGGAGGGGGAGTGTGGTGTTCTGCGGGAGGAGTGCCAGGCCCTGAAGGAGGGGAACAGGAAGCTGTCAGAGcgactgcagcagctgcagctgcagagggCGGG CTCAGGTGAAGCGTACCTGGCGGTGACGGAGGACAAAATGGCGGAGAGCGAGGACGTGGGGGGCGGAGCTACGGAGACGGACAGCTACATCAGCGTGGCCACGCCCAGGCCCGGCGGCCGCCAGGTGGACGCCTCCATCCAGAAGAACCTCTCACTGGAGGGCCGGCCGGGCCAGATCTCCGCCCTGAGAGAGCAGCTGAGTCAGGCGGAGGCCCGGGCCCTGCAGGTCCAGAGCGCG tgtgAGGGGCTGAAGGTGGAGCTGGGGCAGATGCAGTGTCTGTATGACACCAGCCGGGGTGAGCGGGCGCAGCTGGAGAGGGAGCTGCAGCACTGCAGGGAGGAGCTGGATCAGCTGATGGGGGGGAAGGCCCAG ACCTGCACTCCTCTGTCTGAGTCCCCTGTTCTCTCCGTCCCCTCTGTAGGAATGATTGTAATAGTGGCCTTGATATGGTGCTGGTGCGCGGAGCTATCATCCTAG